Proteins encoded within one genomic window of Sphingomonas sp. NBWT7:
- the ald gene encoding alanine dehydrogenase codes for MRVGVPKEIKNHEYRVGLTPGAVREYAARGHEVLVETGAGTGIAADDEAYVAAGARIVPTAQEVFAEAQMIVKVKEPQPSEWVQLREDQILFTYLHLAPDPEQAKGLMASGVTAVAYETVTDRLGGLPLLAPMSEVAGRLSIEAAGAALKAYNGGRGVLLGGVPGVAPARIVVLGGGVVGTHAARMAVGLGAEVTIVDRSIPRLRQLDELFQGRVRTRVSTLEAIEHEISEADAVIGAVLIPGASAPKLVTRTMLGHMKRRAVLVDVAIDQGGCFETSHATTHADPTYEVDGVIHYCVANMPGAVPLTSSHALNNATLPYGLALADKGVAACDGDPGLKAGLNVQGGRIVNEAVAESLR; via the coding sequence ATGCGCGTCGGCGTGCCTAAGGAAATTAAGAATCACGAATATCGCGTCGGCCTCACGCCCGGTGCGGTGCGCGAATATGCCGCGCGCGGCCATGAGGTGCTGGTCGAGACGGGCGCCGGCACGGGCATCGCGGCGGACGACGAGGCCTATGTCGCCGCCGGCGCGCGGATCGTGCCGACTGCGCAGGAGGTGTTCGCCGAGGCGCAGATGATCGTGAAGGTCAAGGAACCGCAGCCGAGCGAGTGGGTGCAGCTGCGCGAGGACCAAATCCTTTTCACCTATCTTCACCTCGCCCCGGATCCCGAGCAGGCGAAGGGCCTGATGGCGTCGGGCGTGACGGCTGTCGCCTATGAAACGGTGACCGATCGGTTGGGCGGGCTGCCGCTGCTCGCGCCGATGAGCGAGGTCGCCGGCCGGTTGTCGATCGAGGCGGCCGGCGCGGCGCTGAAGGCGTATAATGGCGGCCGCGGCGTGCTTCTCGGCGGCGTACCGGGGGTTGCGCCAGCGCGCATCGTCGTGCTCGGCGGCGGCGTCGTCGGCACGCATGCGGCGCGCATGGCCGTCGGCCTGGGCGCCGAGGTGACGATCGTCGACCGCTCGATCCCGCGGCTGCGTCAGCTCGACGAGCTGTTCCAGGGTCGCGTGCGCACCCGCGTCTCGACGCTCGAGGCGATCGAGCACGAGATCAGCGAGGCGGACGCAGTGATCGGCGCGGTGCTCATCCCCGGCGCCTCGGCACCGAAGCTGGTGACGCGGACGATGCTCGGCCACATGAAGCGCCGCGCGGTGCTGGTCGATGTCGCGATCGACCAGGGTGGCTGCTTCGAGACGAGCCATGCGACGACGCACGCCGACCCGACCTACGAAGTCGACGGGGTGATCCACTATTGCGTCGCGAACATGCCCGGCGCGGTGCCGCTGACGTCGAGCCACGCGCTCAATAACGCGACGCTGCCCTATGGCCTGGCGCTTGCCGACAAGGGCGTGGCTGCGTGCGATGGGGATCCGGGGTTGAAGGCGGGCCTGAACGTGCAGGGCG
- a CDS encoding PspC domain-containing protein → MTAQNQKLAAPKDNLLGICNALGEDFGFNPLWLRLALGCAFVIQPINVVIGYFALGLVVLVSRLAFPDARTAKPETTAVAPTVPASADSREQVFKYAKAA, encoded by the coding sequence ATGACTGCCCAGAACCAGAAGCTCGCTGCCCCCAAGGACAATCTGCTGGGTATCTGCAATGCGTTGGGCGAGGATTTCGGCTTCAATCCGCTGTGGCTTCGGCTGGCGCTTGGCTGTGCCTTCGTGATCCAGCCGATCAACGTGGTGATCGGCTACTTCGCGCTCGGCCTTGTCGTTCTCGTCTCACGCCTCGCCTTTCCGGATGCGCGTACGGCGAAGCCCGAAACAACGGCCGTCGCGCCGACGGTGCCCGCATCGGCGGATAGCCGCGAGCAGGTTTTCAAGTACGCCAAGGCTGCATGA
- a CDS encoding glycoside hydrolase family 130 protein: MDLFNHQLRLHADPSRVVVRPFHIPWSATNGQGQSRAERMIAEVLEMSPREASEQLAAVLKDFEARHWQTRRVFMTRYDDMAEQMGLDGSNIGDEKRQLIGAYFCHEYSYAAAALMNPSAVPHFDQSGMPPGSQRILMSLRAVGEGHISSVAFREGIIGEDNELRLAPEPPFATAADAPGIDGDEMPSGPITVHRHRDSTLSGTVIFPITEAQSKGLEDLRLVHFTHDDGTIEWLGTYTAYNGARIQSELLRTRDFRSFDLLPMTGTAARNKGIALFPRTVNGEYLSIGRQDGENLYLLRSDRLDHWDDGELILTPVFPWELVQIGNCGPPIEVDEGWLLLTHGVGAMRKYSIGAALLDKDDPSKVLGRTREPILAAADQDREGYVPNVVYTCGAMRHGDKLFMPYGIADSSVGFSFVDIKQLIARM, encoded by the coding sequence TTGGACCTGTTCAATCATCAGCTGCGGCTGCATGCCGATCCTTCGCGCGTCGTGGTGCGCCCGTTCCACATCCCGTGGTCTGCGACCAACGGACAGGGGCAGAGCCGGGCCGAGCGCATGATCGCCGAGGTGCTCGAGATGTCGCCGCGCGAGGCGAGCGAGCAGCTTGCGGCGGTGCTCAAGGATTTCGAGGCGCGCCACTGGCAGACGCGCCGCGTGTTCATGACGCGGTACGACGACATGGCCGAGCAGATGGGGCTCGATGGCAGCAACATCGGTGACGAGAAGCGGCAGCTGATTGGTGCCTATTTCTGCCACGAGTACAGCTACGCCGCCGCCGCGCTGATGAACCCGAGCGCCGTGCCCCATTTCGACCAGTCGGGCATGCCGCCGGGCTCGCAGCGCATCCTGATGAGCCTGCGCGCGGTGGGCGAGGGGCACATCTCGTCCGTCGCCTTTCGTGAAGGCATCATCGGCGAGGACAACGAACTTCGCCTCGCGCCCGAGCCACCCTTCGCCACCGCGGCCGACGCGCCGGGGATCGACGGTGACGAGATGCCGAGCGGGCCGATCACGGTGCATCGCCATCGCGATTCGACGCTGTCGGGCACGGTCATCTTTCCGATCACCGAGGCGCAGTCGAAGGGGTTGGAGGACCTGCGCCTCGTCCACTTCACGCACGACGACGGCACGATCGAGTGGCTCGGCACCTATACCGCGTACAACGGCGCGAGGATCCAGTCCGAGCTGCTTCGCACCCGCGACTTCCGCAGCTTCGATCTCTTGCCGATGACGGGTACGGCGGCGCGCAACAAGGGGATCGCGCTGTTTCCGCGCACGGTGAACGGCGAATATCTTTCGATCGGGCGGCAGGACGGCGAGAACCTGTATCTGCTGCGCTCCGATCGGCTTGATCATTGGGACGATGGCGAGCTGATCCTGACGCCGGTGTTTCCGTGGGAGCTGGTGCAGATCGGCAATTGCGGCCCGCCGATCGAGGTGGACGAGGGCTGGCTGCTGCTGACGCACGGGGTCGGCGCGATGCGCAAATATTCGATCGGCGCGGCGCTGCTCGACAAGGATGATCCGTCCAAGGTGCTCGGCCGGACGCGCGAACCGATCCTCGCCGCCGCGGACCAGGACCGCGAGGGCTATGTGCCCAACGTCGTCTATACCTGCGGCGCGATGCGGCACGGCGACAAATTGTTCATGCCGTACGGCATCGCGGACAGTTCGGTCGGCTTCTCCTTCGTCGATATCAAGCAGCTGATCGCGCGGATGTGA
- a CDS encoding primosomal protein N' has protein sequence MSRARVLVLNSALGPLDYRVPHGMAVEPGSIVVAPLGPRQLLGVVWEPERLPSDAEVGDNRLRNLMGVASVPPLRPALRRLVEWTADYYLAPPAAVVRMALSSTSALEGARVVTEYRATGLVPERLTPQRAQALERIGDRQGLIRELATIADVSDGVIRGLCKIGAIEPVEVDIDSPYPVPDPDHAPPTLADDQQHAAGTLARDVVAKAFRPTLLDGVTGSGKTEVYFEAVAEAIRAGRQVLVLLPEIALTEPFLKRFHDRFGCEPVAWHSGLRSTQRRRAWRAIASGEALVTVGARSALFLPYADLGLIVVDEAHETSFKQGDGVHYHARDVAVMRGKFEECPVILASATPAIETRQQVTLGNYAEVKLPGRYGAAELPAIEAIDLLEHKPDRGRWIAPPLVVALEETLARGEQSLLFLNRRGYAPLTLCRHCGHRFQCPNCTAWMVEHRLTRRLACHHCGHIEPIPRACPECGEEDSLVACGPGVERIADEVSALFPEARVAIVTSDTIWSPAKAAEFVGRMEAGAIDIVVGTQLVTKGYHFPNLTLVGVIDADLGLEGGDLRAAERTFQQIRQVSGRAGRGEKPGRVFIQTHSPGAQVMQALITGDADAFYAAEIEARQDAGAPPFGRYAAIIVSSEDQGCAKDVAQAIGRAAPQVDGMHVYGPAPAPLAMLRGRHRFRLLVHARRALDVQDVIRGWLGALDWPAKVRVAVDVDPYSFL, from the coding sequence ATGTCTCGCGCCCGTGTTCTCGTCCTCAATTCCGCCCTTGGGCCGCTCGATTATCGCGTGCCGCATGGCATGGCGGTCGAGCCCGGCTCGATCGTGGTCGCGCCGCTCGGGCCGCGCCAGCTGCTCGGCGTGGTGTGGGAACCCGAGCGGTTGCCGTCGGACGCGGAGGTCGGCGACAACCGCCTGCGCAACCTGATGGGTGTCGCCAGCGTGCCGCCGCTGCGCCCCGCGCTGCGCCGGCTGGTCGAATGGACCGCCGATTATTATCTCGCGCCGCCGGCGGCGGTGGTGCGCATGGCGCTGTCGTCAACCTCCGCGCTCGAAGGCGCGCGCGTCGTCACCGAATATCGCGCAACTGGCCTCGTTCCCGAGCGCCTTACCCCGCAACGCGCACAGGCGCTGGAACGGATCGGCGACCGTCAGGGCCTGATCCGCGAACTGGCGACGATCGCCGACGTGTCCGATGGCGTCATCCGCGGCCTGTGCAAGATCGGTGCGATCGAACCGGTCGAAGTCGATATCGACAGCCCCTATCCCGTGCCCGATCCGGATCATGCGCCGCCGACCCTGGCAGACGATCAACAGCACGCCGCTGGCACATTGGCGCGCGACGTCGTCGCCAAGGCTTTCCGCCCGACGCTGCTCGACGGCGTGACGGGGTCGGGCAAGACCGAGGTCTATTTCGAAGCGGTGGCCGAGGCGATCCGTGCCGGCCGCCAAGTGCTGGTGCTGCTGCCCGAGATCGCGCTGACCGAGCCGTTTCTCAAGCGCTTTCACGATCGCTTCGGCTGCGAGCCGGTGGCCTGGCATTCGGGCTTGCGCTCCACCCAACGCCGCCGCGCGTGGCGCGCGATCGCCAGCGGCGAGGCGCTGGTTACCGTCGGCGCGCGATCGGCGCTGTTCCTGCCGTACGCCGATCTCGGCCTCATCGTCGTCGACGAGGCGCACGAGACGAGCTTCAAGCAGGGGGACGGCGTCCACTATCACGCGCGCGATGTCGCGGTGATGCGCGGCAAGTTCGAGGAATGTCCGGTGATCCTCGCTTCGGCGACGCCGGCGATCGAAACGCGCCAACAGGTCACGCTCGGCAATTACGCCGAGGTCAAGCTGCCCGGCCGATACGGCGCGGCCGAGCTCCCCGCGATCGAGGCGATCGATCTGCTCGAGCATAAGCCCGATCGCGGGCGGTGGATCGCACCGCCGCTGGTCGTCGCGCTGGAGGAAACGCTCGCGCGCGGTGAGCAATCGCTGCTGTTCCTCAACCGCCGCGGCTACGCGCCGCTCACCTTGTGCCGGCACTGCGGCCATCGCTTTCAATGCCCCAATTGTACCGCGTGGATGGTCGAGCACCGGCTGACGCGCCGGCTCGCCTGCCACCATTGCGGCCATATCGAACCGATCCCACGCGCCTGCCCCGAATGTGGCGAGGAGGACAGCCTGGTCGCGTGCGGGCCAGGCGTCGAGCGCATCGCCGACGAGGTGTCCGCGCTGTTCCCCGAGGCGCGCGTCGCGATCGTCACGTCGGACACGATCTGGTCGCCGGCCAAGGCGGCCGAGTTCGTCGGCCGGATGGAGGCTGGCGCGATCGACATCGTCGTCGGCACACAGCTCGTCACCAAGGGCTATCATTTCCCCAATCTGACGCTGGTCGGCGTGATCGACGCCGATCTTGGGCTCGAGGGCGGCGACCTGCGTGCCGCCGAGCGGACCTTCCAGCAGATCCGCCAGGTATCGGGCCGTGCCGGCCGCGGAGAGAAGCCGGGACGCGTCTTCATCCAGACGCACAGCCCCGGCGCGCAGGTGATGCAGGCGCTGATTACCGGCGACGCCGACGCCTTCTACGCCGCCGAGATCGAGGCGCGGCAGGATGCCGGCGCGCCGCCGTTCGGCCGCTACGCCGCGATCATCGTGTCGAGCGAGGATCAGGGCTGCGCGAAGGACGTGGCGCAGGCGATCGGCCGCGCCGCGCCGCAGGTCGACGGCATGCACGTCTACGGCCCCGCCCCCGCCCCGCTCGCGATGCTGCGCGGTCGCCATCGCTTCCGGCTGCTTGTCCACGCACGCCGCGCACTCGACGTGCAGGACGTGATCCGTGGCTGGCTGGGCGCGCTCGACTGGCCCGCCAAGGTGCGCGTCGCGGTGGACGTCGATCCCTACAGTTTTCTGTAG
- a CDS encoding homoserine dehydrogenase encodes MAGALRVALAGLGTVGGGVIRVLEANRDLITRRAGRAIEIVAVSARDRHKDRGVDLSGFEWVDDTTALSQCNADVVVELVGGADGPALALARATLAANKGLVTANKAMLAHHGLELAQAAESGGAPLKFEAAVAGGIPVIKGLREGAAANAISRVYGILNGTCNFILSKMEAEGRDFADVLGEAQALGFAEADPSFDIDGVDAAHKLSILSSIAFGTRPSFGTVAASGIRHVIAADIAEAAALGYRVRLVGMAEAGGGGLFQRVHAHLVPNDHPLAHVTGSTNAVVADGNFVGRLLFQGAGAGDGPTASAVVADLIDIARGEYGPPYAMPAASLADMPAAAAGERRGRAYLRFTVADRVGVLAEIAAAMRDANVSIESLIQRAAAADGTALVAIVTHEAPEANVAAALERLRGSQSLSGEPLWMHILD; translated from the coding sequence ATGGCGGGCGCATTGCGGGTGGCTTTGGCAGGATTGGGCACGGTCGGCGGCGGCGTGATCCGCGTGCTCGAGGCCAATCGCGATCTCATTACGCGTCGGGCTGGGCGAGCGATCGAGATCGTCGCGGTATCGGCGCGGGATCGCCACAAGGATCGCGGCGTCGACCTGTCAGGCTTCGAGTGGGTTGACGATACGACGGCGCTTTCGCAGTGCAACGCGGACGTGGTTGTCGAGCTTGTCGGGGGGGCGGACGGCCCCGCGCTTGCACTGGCGCGCGCCACCTTGGCCGCGAACAAGGGGTTAGTCACCGCCAACAAGGCGATGCTCGCGCATCACGGTCTCGAACTGGCGCAGGCGGCGGAGAGCGGGGGCGCCCCGCTGAAGTTCGAGGCCGCGGTCGCGGGCGGCATCCCCGTCATCAAGGGGCTACGTGAGGGCGCAGCGGCGAATGCGATCAGCCGCGTCTACGGCATCCTCAACGGCACATGCAATTTCATCCTCAGCAAGATGGAAGCCGAGGGTCGCGATTTCGCCGACGTCCTTGGCGAAGCGCAGGCGCTCGGTTTCGCCGAGGCCGACCCGTCGTTCGACATCGACGGGGTCGACGCCGCGCACAAGCTGTCGATCCTGTCATCGATCGCATTCGGCACGCGCCCGTCGTTCGGCACCGTCGCGGCAAGCGGCATCCGTCACGTCATTGCCGCCGATATCGCCGAGGCGGCGGCATTGGGGTATCGCGTGCGGCTGGTCGGCATGGCCGAGGCGGGTGGCGGCGGGCTTTTCCAGCGCGTCCATGCGCATCTGGTGCCCAACGATCACCCGCTGGCGCACGTCACCGGGTCGACCAACGCGGTGGTGGCGGATGGCAATTTCGTCGGCCGACTACTCTTTCAGGGCGCGGGTGCGGGCGACGGGCCGACGGCGAGCGCAGTTGTGGCCGACCTCATCGACATCGCGCGCGGCGAATATGGCCCGCCCTATGCCATGCCGGCCGCGTCGCTCGCCGACATGCCGGCCGCGGCGGCGGGCGAGCGTCGCGGCCGCGCCTATCTCCGCTTCACCGTTGCCGATCGCGTTGGCGTGCTGGCGGAGATCGCGGCGGCGATGCGCGACGCCAACGTGTCGATCGAGAGCCTGATTCAGCGCGCCGCCGCAGCAGACGGCACGGCCCTTGTCGCGATCGTCACGCACGAGGCGCCCGAGGCTAACGTGGCCGCGGCGCTTGAACGGCTGCGCGGATCACAGAGCCTGTCGGGCGAGCCGCTGTGGATGCATATCCTCGATTGA
- a CDS encoding tyrosine-type recombinase/integrase — protein sequence MEDLPDLYAAHLLRDRRRSVHTVRAYRATTARLIGFLGRHWGCSVDRAALSATSASDLRAFLAQRRGDGLSNASAARELSAARDFLGWANGEGGRPALKGPRVRKGVPRPIAPHEALALAEEVAAGSRVDWVGKRDWALLLLLYGAGLRIGEALALTGSALPLGETITVTGKRDKMRIVPLLPQVREAIEAYVAAVPSALAHDIPLFLGLRGGPLAPGVVRASVRTARATLGLSDRTTPHALRHSFATHLLGRGADLRALQELLGHASLGSTQIYTAVDAAHLLDVYRNAHPRA from the coding sequence GTGGAAGATCTGCCCGACCTTTATGCCGCTCACCTCCTGCGCGATCGCCGCCGCTCGGTTCACACCGTCCGCGCCTATCGCGCCACCACGGCGCGGCTGATCGGCTTTCTCGGCCGCCACTGGGGATGCAGCGTCGATCGCGCGGCGTTGTCGGCGACCAGCGCGTCCGATCTGCGTGCCTTTTTGGCGCAGCGGCGCGGCGACGGCCTGTCGAACGCGTCCGCGGCGCGCGAGTTGTCGGCGGCACGCGATTTCCTTGGCTGGGCGAACGGGGAGGGCGGTCGCCCGGCGTTGAAGGGGCCGCGCGTGCGCAAGGGCGTGCCGCGGCCGATCGCGCCGCACGAGGCGCTCGCGCTTGCCGAGGAAGTCGCCGCCGGATCGCGCGTCGATTGGGTCGGCAAGCGCGACTGGGCGCTGCTGCTGCTCCTTTATGGTGCTGGCCTGCGGATCGGCGAGGCGCTCGCGCTCACCGGGTCGGCGCTGCCGCTCGGCGAGACGATCACCGTGACGGGCAAGCGCGACAAGATGCGCATCGTCCCGCTGCTGCCGCAGGTTCGTGAAGCGATCGAGGCCTATGTAGCGGCGGTGCCGTCGGCGCTGGCGCACGACATCCCGCTGTTCCTCGGGCTGCGCGGCGGTCCGCTCGCACCCGGGGTGGTGCGCGCCAGCGTACGAACGGCGCGGGCGACGCTCGGCTTGTCGGATCGCACGACCCCGCACGCGCTGCGTCACTCGTTCGCAACGCATCTGCTGGGTCGCGGCGCGGACCTGCGCGCGCTTCAGGAACTGCTCGGCCATGCCAGCCTCGGCTCGACACAGATCTACACGGCGGTCGATGCGGCGCATCTGCTCGACGTCTATCGCAACGCGCACCCGCGTGCTTGA
- a CDS encoding DMT family protein — protein MPTLALLVVSNVFMTTAWYWHLKGGMAKPLPIVILISWGIAFVEYCFAVPANRIGFAHGWTGGQLKITQEVITLLVFGVFSVAVLGEQLSWRHAGAFACLVGAAAFMFAGRN, from the coding sequence ATGCCTACGCTCGCGCTGCTCGTCGTATCGAACGTCTTCATGACGACCGCCTGGTACTGGCATCTGAAGGGCGGGATGGCCAAGCCGCTACCGATCGTGATCCTGATCAGCTGGGGCATCGCCTTTGTCGAATATTGCTTTGCGGTGCCCGCCAATCGCATCGGCTTCGCACACGGCTGGACGGGCGGTCAGCTAAAAATCACGCAGGAGGTGATTACGCTGCTGGTGTTCGGCGTCTTCTCGGTCGCGGTGCTCGGCGAGCAGCTGAGCTGGCGGCACGCGGGCGCGTTCGCCTGCCTCGTCGGCGCCGCGGCGTTCATGTTCGCCGGGCGCAACTGA